One genomic window of Arvicola amphibius chromosome 4, mArvAmp1.2, whole genome shotgun sequence includes the following:
- the Cuedc1 gene encoding CUE domain-containing protein 1: MTSLFRRSSSGGGGGGGGGGGATGARGTGTGAGAGAGAGDGSAAPQELNNSRPARQVRRLEFNQAMDDFKTMFPNMDYDIIECVLRANSGAVDATIDQLLQMNLEAGGGSTYEDSSDSEDSIPPEILERTLEPDSSEEEPPPVYSPPAYHMHVFDRPYPMAPPTPPPRIDVLGSGQPASQSRYRNWNPPLLGNLPDDFLRILPQQMDSVQGHPGGSKPMGGEGGPPPVPGPGFCNQDSRWKQYLEDERIALFLQNEEFMKELQRNRDFLLALERDRLKYESQKSKSSNVAVGNDFALPSSVPGTSDTNPTVSEDALFRDKLKHMGKSTRRKLFELARAFSEKTKMRKSKRRHLPKLQSLGAAASTANLLDDVEGHAYDEDFRGRRQEVPKVEEALREGQ; the protein is encoded by the exons ATGACCAGCCTGTTCCGCAGGAgtagcagcggcggcggcggcggcggcggcggcggtggcggggCCACGGGGGCTCGCGGGACCGGGACCGGGGCCGGGGCCGGAGCTGGGGCCGGGGATGGCAGCGCAGCCCCCCAAGAGCTCAACAACAGCCGGCCGGCCCGCCAGGTGCGCCGCCTCGAGTTCAACCAGGCCATGGACGACTTCAAGACGATGTTCCCCAACATGGACTACGACATCATTGAGTGCGTGCTGCGTGCCAACAGCGGCGCCGTGGACGCCACCATCGACCAGCTGTTGCAGATGAACCTGGAGGCGGGTGGTGGCAGCACCTATGAGGACAGCTCGGACTCGGAGGACAGCATCCCACCAGAG ATCTTGGAAAGGACTCTGGAGCCGGATAGCTCTGAGGAAGAGCCCCCACCTGTATACTCACCACCGGCTTACCACATGCACGTGTTCGACAGGCCTTACCCGATGGCTCCTCCAACTCCACCTCCCCG gaTTGATGTCCTAGGCTCTGGACAACCTGCAAGCCAGAGTCGCTACAGGAACTGGAACCCACCCCTGCTGGGCAACCTTCCTGATGACTTTCTCCGAATCCTGCCCCAGCAGATGGACAGCGTTCAG GGTCACCCTGGGGGTTCCAAGCCTATGGGTGGAGAGGGAGGCCCACCTCCAGTGCCAGGACCCGGTTTCTGCAACCAGGACAGCCGCTGGAAGCAGTACCTAGAGGACGAGAGGATTGCCCTCTTCCTGCAGAATGAGGAGTTCATGAAGGAACTGCAGCGCAACCGTGACTTTCTCCTCGCACTGGAGAGAG ATCGATTGAAGTATGAATCCCAGAAATCCAAATCCAGCAATGTGGCTGTCGGAAATGACTTCgcccttccctcctctgtcccAG GAACCAGTGACACCAACCCCACTGTGTCCGAAGATGCCTTATTCAGGGACAAGTTGAAACACATGGGAAAAT CCACGCGTAGGAAGCTGTTTGAACTCGCGCGAGCTTTCTCTGAGAAGACCAAAATGAGGAAGTCAAAGAGGAGACACTTGCCGAAGCTTCAGTC GCTGGGAGCTGCTGCATCAACAGCCAACCTCTTGGATGACGTGGAAGGCCATGCTTATG ATGAAGACTTCCGGGGAAGGCGGCAGGAGGTTCCTAAGGTGGAAGAGGCCCTCAGAGAAGGACAGTAA